A genomic region of Peromyscus eremicus chromosome 19, PerEre_H2_v1, whole genome shotgun sequence contains the following coding sequences:
- the Scgb3a2 gene encoding secretoglobin family 3A member 2 — translation MKVISIFLLVIISICGYTATAFLINSAPLPVGNLPLPLDNVLPLFDPLKMLLKTLGISVEHLVAGLKKCVDELGPEASEAVKKLLEALSHLV, via the exons ATGAAGGTGATATCCATCTTTCTGCTGGTGATCATCAGCATTTGTGGTTATACTG CCACTGCCTTCCTCATCAACAGTGCCCCTCTTCCTGTTGGAAACCTACCTTTACCTTTGGACAATGTTCTTCCCTTATTTGATCCTTTGAAGATGCTTCTGAAAACTCTGGGAATCTCTGTAGAACATCTGGTGGCAGGGCTGAAGAAGTGTGTGGATGAACTGGGGCCAGAGGCTTCAGAGGCTGTGAAGAAGCTTCTG GAGGCCCTATCACACCTAGTGTAA